Proteins from a genomic interval of Malassezia vespertilionis chromosome 9, complete sequence:
- a CDS encoding uncharacterized protein (COG:U; BUSCO:EOG09260DUR; EggNog:ENOG503NUW9), protein MGTNPFLRVPPKPIAQRLPNRHADTSESSTADVLGECELTPLRAHYLKKTLVSLQLQRELALAMQGDVLGQLGPPFKQTPNAPQVDLPFLRHFLHKFVLTFPFFVRAPPDFFSTKVQAFVERLVAHKIVVIDEATGDSARLPNILSRFERYACLLMSSALHVPGGEEVVHITEEDRQKIVSMEKHRFAAQNAVLNQHAAEALSVNIASVRTIRDRGMLRSREHDEFILCTHTNNGEQVFVARRYCDFQNLHLTLRATLPANEIPGPPPKDRTATTVSQAVRHDSPTVLPRERNRLTLRAYMHGLMGVPSVADSDAMRDFLLKNPITLTAQEKADAEARRRADTIREEERARFASDTAVRVQELRKHIGDFKAELMQPDGLSHMFSIIRQCPRASDLPPRFRVMLDWAESSMAAGLFSMFVGSDTASQSFANLKLIHGMMPYFMIRSILRISNPLAMIRSLLDLFLVQPFGQKSLLQRMFTGQLQEEINELSAMGKGVQAKVQDMTLIQKMDEFVALPWEAQNALAKQAAQERIDLVTAIMRSPIGCDLQRLQVHRIVLASRAYEQFKRRRSAAEACGSEQVQPDNDDAWLYEDLHVYLNLTRTIRDKEQLIALVFDSATTELAKDMITIFYAPLAQVYKAANIADTLSDAQNFITDLIRTVEENVDLNASNPRYTVQVFNDLVRRHERLFYNFVYQVQSKGSDLFDSLARWIELFVNYVRDPAQSSEATSEGLGTVDLASCLPDGAQQAKVLNEVDEIIKHTYQRKLKRELKMQRRLSKAEISGAAEAYAARREKADEDAFVQAMSDEFGFGAMFGQVADVAAEESEESSMDAVSDSDSDDPGNVDHAMHKVKAEAPQAASTDAILALLPAFMALVRPTLRDPV, encoded by the coding sequence ATGGGTACAAACCCGTTCCTGCGCGTGCCGCCAAAGCCtattgcgcagcgcttgcccAACAGGCATGCAGATACAAGTGAATCCAGCACTGCGGATGTATTGGGGGAGTGTGAGCTGACACCGTTGCGTGCACACTATCTAAAAAAGACACTTGTCTCGCTCCAACTCCAGCGCGAGCTTGCACTTGCGATGCAGGGTGACGTGCTCGGTCAGCTTGGCCCGCCGTTTAAGCAGACAccaaatgcgccgcaggtAGATTTGCCTTTTCTGCGCCACTTTCTGCACAAGTTCGTGCTAACATTCCCATTTTtcgtgcgcgcaccgccCGATTTCTTTTCCACCAAAGTGCAGGCATTTGTAGAGCGgcttgtcgcgcacaagaTTGTGGTGATTGACGAGGCGACTGGGGACTCGGCGCGTCTCCCCAATATTCTGTCGCGCTTTGAAAGGTATGCGTGCCTGCTCATGAGTTCCGCTTTGCACGTTCCTGGCGGCGAGGAAGTTGTGCACATTACCGAAGAAGACAGGCAAAAGATTGTATCGATGGAGAAGCACCgttttgcggcgcaaaatgcCGTGCTTAACCAGCATGCCGCCGAAGCGCTCAGCGTGAATATCGCGTCCGTGCGCACGATCCGAGATCGAGGAATGCTTCGGAGCCGAGAGCACGACGAATTCATCTTGTGTACTCATACTAACAACGGTGAGCAGGTATTTgttgcgcggcgctacTGTGACTTTCAAAATTTACATctcacgctgcgcgcgacgttgccTGCGAATGAGATTCCTGGCCCCCCACCCAAAGATCGAACCGCAACGACCGTCTCTCAGGCGGTTCGTCATGACAGCCCCACAGTCctgccgcgcgagcgcaatcGACTTACGTTGCGTGCGTACATGCATGGCTTGATGGGTGTCCCTTCCGTAGCGGACAGCGACGCAATGCGCGACTTTCTCCTAAAAAACCCCATCACGCTCACCGCACAAGAAAAAGCCGACGctgaagcgcgccgccgcgccgataCGATCCGCGAAGAAGAGCGTGCACGATTTGCCTCCGACACtgcggtgcgtgtgcaggagctgcgcaagcataTTGGCGACTTCAAGGCGGAGCTCATGCAGCCAGACGGATTGAGCCACATGTTTAGCATCATTCGACAGTGCCCCCGCGCTTCTGATTTGCCCCCGCGTTTTCGTGTCATGCTCGATTGGGCCGAGTCGTCCATGGCTGCGGGTCTGTTTAGCATGTTTGTTGGGAGCGACACCGCATCGCAATCCTTTGCGAACCTGAAATTGATCCATGGAATGATGCCCTACTTTATGATTCGAAGCATTCTCCGCATTTCCAATCCACTCGCTATGATTCGCTCTCTCCTAGACCTGTTTCTCGTGCAACCCTTCGGGCAAAAGAGTctgctccagcgcatgTTTACCGGCCAGCTCCAAGAGGAGATTAACGAGCTGAGCGCGATGGGAAAAGGCGTCCAGGCCAAGGTCCAGGACATGACGCTGATCCAAAAGATGGATGAGTTTGTGGCGCTCCCTTGGGAAGCGCAAAATGCGCTTGCCAAACAGGCTGCACAAGAGCGCATCGATTTGGTGACTGCCATTATGCGCTCGCCCATTGGCTGTGATTTGCAGCGGCTCCAAGTCCATCGTATTGTGTTGGCCAGTCGTGCATACGAGCAGTTTAAgcggcgacgcagcgccgctgaaGCATGCGGAAGCGAGCAGGTCCAGCCAGACAATGACGACGCGTGGCTTTATGAAGACTTGCACGTTTACTTAAATCTTACGCGCACGATCCGCGACAAGGAGCAGCTTATTGCGCTCGTATTCGACAGCGCGACAACCGAGTTGGCCAAAGACATGATCACGATTTTCtacgcgccgcttgcacagGTCTACAAAGCAGCAAACATCGCCGATACCCtcagcgacgcgcaaaaCTTTATCACGGACTTGATCCGCACTGTGGAGGAAAACGTTGACTTGAACGCGAGCAATCCACGCTACACTGTCCAGGTATTTAACGAtcttgtgcgccgccacgagcgcctcttttACAATTTTGTTTACCAGGTGCAGTCTAAAGGATCTGACTTGTTCGACAGCcttgcgcgctggatcgagCTGTTTGTAAACTATGTGCGTGACCCAGCACAAAGCTCCGAGGCCACGTCTGAAGGGCTGGGTACGGTAGACCTTGCATCCTGCCTCCCTgacggcgcacagcaagcCAAGGTTTTGAACGAAGTGGATGAGATCATCAAGCATACCTACCAGCGCAAACTCAAGCGCGAACTCAAGATGCAACGGCGTCTCTCCAAGGCGGAAATTTCAGGCGCCGCTGAAGCGTAtgccgctcggcgcgaaAAAGCCGACGAGGATGCCTTTGTGCAGGCCATGTCCGACGAGTTTGGCTTTGGCGCCATGTTCGGCCAAGTCGCCGATGTTGCAGCGGAGGAAAGCGAGGAGTCGAGCATGGACGCGGTTTCCGATTCGGATTCTGACGACCCTGGAAATGTAGACCATGCCATGCACAAGGTCAAGGCCGAGGCGCCACAAGCGGCAAGTACCGACGCAATTCTTGCGCTTCTACCGGCCTTCATGGCACTTGTGCGGCCAACACTCCGCGACCCTGTATAG
- the TOM20 gene encoding mitochondrial import receptor subunit tom20 (EggNog:ENOG503P2QG; COG:U), with amino-acid sequence MKLTTTLSVTALTIGAVTLGYAVYFDYKRRNNPEFRKQLRKQSKSLDKAAKREQKMQAQEQEAVMDQAVEDVTKPGVLPAGVQERESFFMEQVAVGEALFAQGPSYHVPAAMAFFKALKVYPAPVELVMIYQKAVPKEVFDVIMQLVAKDAAKNGTASAASMTGSTIDDVDDDVPSKSSEPAKEQSPKKSANGSTEETPAQIQ; translated from the coding sequence ATGAAGCTCACCACAACGCTTTCGGTGACTGCGCTTACGATCGGTGCTGTGACTTTAGGATATGCTGTATACTTTGACTACAAGAGGAGGAATAATCCTGAATttcgcaagcagctgcgcaagcaatCGAAGAGTCTTGACAAGGctgcgaagcgcgagcaaaaaatgcaggcgcaggagcaggaggcGGTGATGGACCAGGCTGTGGAAGACGTGACAAAGCCAGGCGTGCTGCCTGCGGGCGTACAGGAGCGTGAGAGCTTTTTCATGGAACAGGTCGCGGTTGGAGAGGCTTTGTTTGCGCAAGGACCTTCGTACCATGTGCCTGCTGCCATGGCCTTTTTCAAGGCGCTCAAGGTGTACCCCGCGCCGGTTGAGCTGGTCATGATTTATCAAAAGGCAGTGCCGAAGGAGGTATTTGACGTGATTATGCAGCTTGTTGCGAAAGACGCAGCAAAGAACGGCACAGCTTCTGCAGCGAGCATGACGGGCTCTACCATCGACGATGTCGACGACGATGTGCCGAGTAAGAGCAGTGAGCCTGCAAAGGAGCAGTCACCTAAGAAATCTGCAAACGGCAGCACAGAAGAGACTCCTGCCCAGATACAGTGA
- a CDS encoding uncharacterized protein (EggNog:ENOG503NVS1; COG:O) → MIGTLSRGLRTAPTASRLASQSLRGSTVAGLTRAGVRFNSNSKATGPVIGVDLGTTNSCVAVMEGQQARVIENSEGGRTTPSVVAFTKDDERLVGLPAKRQAVVNPEATLFATKRLIGRKFTDAEVQKDLGNVPFKIVPHSNGDAWVEARGKTYSPSQIGAFVVGKLKETAGGYLGKSVKHAVITVPAYFNDSQRQATKDAGTIAGLDVLRVINEPTAAALAYGLERHDNATIAVFDLGGGTFDVSILEMSKGVFEVKSTNGDTHLGGEDFDIVIVEHLVKDFQKESGIDLSKDRMAIQRIREAAEKAKIELSSTSSTDISLPYITADASGPKHINSKITRAQLEGMCAKLIQRTVEPCKKALADAGVKSNEIQDVIMVGGMSRMPKVADTVKDIFKRDPSKGVNPDEAVAIGAAIQGGVLSGHVTDILLLDVTPLSLGIQTLGGVFTRLINRNTTIPTKKSQVFSTAADGQTAVDIQVYQGERELVRDNKLLGNFQLTGIPPAPKGVPQIEVTFDIDADGIVNVGAKDKATNKDQSMTIAAGSGLSDQEIERMVNEAEQHAETDKERRVVIEESNRAQSVASETSKAMGEFKDQLDKEEADKVQALVSELEAIASKGISGEAPVTAEEIKGKIDETQQASLGLFKKVYESRAQNDQGASQSSGPEDGKQ, encoded by the coding sequence ATGATTGGTACTCTTTCCCGTGGACTTCGCACGGCGCCTACCGCGAGCAGGCTTGCGTCCcaatcgctgcgcggcagcacTGTGGCCGGCTTGACTCGCGCTGGTGTGCGTTTCAACTCGAACAGCAAAGCGACCGGACCCGTGATTGGTGTCGATTTGGGCACCACTAACTCGTGTGTCGCCGTCATGGAGGGCCAGCAAGCCCGCGTCATTGAGAACTCTGAGGGCGGCCGCACCACGCCCTCGGTGGTTGCATTCACCAaggacgacgagcgcctcgtcggtCTTCCTGCCAAGCGCCAGGCCGTGGTGAACCCCGAAGCGACGCTCTTTGCCACGAAGCGTCTCATTGGCCGCAAGTTTACTGACGCCGAGGTGCAAAAGGACCTTGGAAACGTGCCTTTCAAGATTGTCCCGCACAGCAACGGCGATGCTTGggtcgaggcgcgcggcaagacgTACTCTCCTTCGCAAATCGGCGCCTTTGTCGTGGGCAAGCTCAAGGAGACTGCTGGCGGCTACCTCGGCAAGTCTGTCAAACATGCCGTTATTACTGTGCCTGCCTACTTTAACGACTCCCAGCGCCAAGCCACCAAGGATGCCGGCACGATTGCCGGCCTCGACGTGCTGCGTGTGATTAATGAGCCCactgccgctgcgcttgcctACGGTCTTGAGCGTCACGACAACGCCACTATTGCCGTGTTTGACTTGGGCGGTGGTACGTTTGACGTGTCTATTCTCGAAATGTCCAAGGGCGTGTTTGAGGTCAAGTCGACCAACGGTGACACCCATCTTGGTGGTGAAGACTTCGACATTGTCATTGTCGAGCACCTTGTCAAGGATTTCCAGAAGGAAAGTGGCATCGACCTTAGCAAGGACCGCATGGCGATTCAGCGTATCCGCGAGGCTGCCGAGAAGGCCAAGATTGAGCTTTCCAGCACCTCGTCCACTGATATTAGCCTGCCCTACATTACTGCGGACGCATCTGGCCCCAAGCACATCAACTCCAAGATTACCCGCGCGCAACTTGAGGGCATGTGTGCCAAGCTtatccagcgcacggtcgAGCCGTGCAAAaaggcgcttgccgatgcTGGCGTGAAGAGCAACGAGATTCAGGACGTGATTATGGTCGGTGGTATGAGCCGTATGCCCAAGGTCGCCGACACAGTCAAGGACATCTTTAAGCGTGACCCCTCTAAAGGCGTCAACCCCGACGAGGCCGTCGCCATTGGCGCTGCAATTCAGGGCGGTGTTCTTTCGGGCCACGTCACCGACATTCTCTTGCTCGATGTGACGCCGCTTTCGCTCGGCATCCAGACTTTGGGCGGCGTATTCACGCGCCTTATCAACCGCAACACGACTATTCCTACCAAAAAGAGCCAAGTCTTTTCTACTGCCGCGGATGGTCAGACGGCAGTTGATATCCAAGTCTACCAGGGCGAGCGCGAACTTGTGCGCGACAacaagctgcttggcaaCTTCCAGCTTACCGGTATTCCTCCCGCGCCCAAAGGCGTTCCGCAGATTGAAGTCACCTTTGACATTGACGCCGACGGTATCGTAAACGTGGGTGCCAAAGACAAGGCCACGAATAAGGACCAGAGTATGACCATTGCTGCTGGCTCCGGTCTCTCGGACCAGGAGATTGAGCGCATGGTCAACGAAGCCGAACAGCACGCCGAGACCGACAAGGAGCGTCGTGTGGTCATTGAGGAGTCTAACCGCGCACAAAGCGTTGCCAGTGAGACAAGCAAGGCGATGGGCGAATTTAAGGACCAGCTCGACAAGGAGGAGGCCGACAAGGTCCAGGCCCTTGTCtccgagctcgaggcgaTCGCCAGCAAAGGCATCTCGGGCGAGGCACCAGTGACTGCCGAGGAAATTAAGGGCAAGATTGACGAGACGCAGCAAGCGTCCCTGGGTCTTTTCAAAAAGGTATACGAGAGCCGTGCACAAAACGACCAGGGCGCCAGCCAAAGTTCCGGCCCTGAGGACGGTAAGCAGTAA